AGACAAAAAAGAAAACCTCACGCTATTGAGCAGTCACATTCAGTCTAACCATGCTGCTAATTGCTATTTTGCCTACAATGCTGAAAGGTGTTGCTCATTCCTACCTCCATGGAAAAAGCTATAGACCAGTCCCAGCCAATCAGAGGCTCTGATCTGAATCAGCTAACTTGTCAATAACCAACCAAAAGGACAACACTATTTCCAAATCTAAGAAGGCAATTAGCAAGCACTCGCAACACAAACTGAGTTGGGGCCATCTTCAGTTGCTGTAACTGATCCATTCTCTTGTACAGGTTTCACATCGACATTAGCCTTTTCTACTTCTGTTGTTGATGCAACAGTTGGTTCTTTTATCGACGCTGACTCCACAGACTTTTCCAAAGCGTTATTTGCTATTGCCAcattttctttcttctccattaCAGCATCATTAGGCTCTCCACTCAAAACCTGTTTAGTCAGAATAAAAGTAGTTAATACTTAAACAGTTTATGCAAAGCATCCATAAGATTCCATACAAAAAAAAAGCATGAAAATATCTTTTATGAGTGGGAAAGAAAACAAAATCTAGGTACTAGATTTAATTCAGAGTCAGACATACTTTTTCTTGTAACAGCTGATGCTTAGCCTTTTTCTCTTGGATTGTCTTCTGACGAgcttcataaaattcaaaatcatcaagaatGCACGTCTTACTGGAAtgatctttaaaaattttaagaatttggaTCCCCTGCTCAAAATTAACCTACAGCAGTACAAACCATTTTACAAAGAGAAGGGTAAAGATAACAAAAAGCAGAAACAACATACGCATCTGAACATAAAGGGAGAGAATACCTCTTGGGTGTCCCTACTATTAGTGACAGGCTTGTTCTCGTTGTTCTCAAGTGTTATGTGCCTCAGCAAAGTGTTTGGCACGTCCTTAATGATGTGCCACTTCACAGGGAAGCAACCAGTCCACTTGTCCTGTTGCCAGTACTCTAGAGTCTTGTTAAAATCAACTTGGTCGACCATCTCTGCTACCCCAACAAATTGACCACTGGTATTAACCTGGGAAAAGGTTCAGGTTAGTAAAAATCAGGCAAATCATATACTTGGGAAACCAGAGGCACTAGACAGCATATAGTAATAGTAACATTTATTATACTCACCGAGAACAATAGAAATACAGGACAGCCATCAGGCTTCTCCTTGGCCTCACGGAATGCTGCATCAAGCTTCTTGTTGCCATTAGATGTACTGGCCCACACATTGTATTTGACACTTTTGTGGACATCATCCTCACTATATGATTTAATAACAAAAAACTTGGCATTTGAATAACTATCAGGAAAATCCTCTTTGTTGTACTGGCCCAGATCTGGAACAAGAGAAACACTGTTCTCCTTATTGCTCTCAGTCAATGGAAGGTTCTGATCTTTAACAGCTAGTGTTGCAGTTCCAAAACCATCCTTGTTGTTACTCCCTTTTACTCTGGGTCCTTTGTTCAGCTCATTTAAACCATCCATATTCTCTTTTCCATAACCAAGACCCCTAGATTTGTTGTTGTTACCAACATTATAGCACCCTTGCCCTTTCTTCCAGGCAGAGCAGCCATATGATCCAAAACCAGAACCAGAACCCCCTCCATTGGTGTTTCCATAATGGCCATAGGTCATGTTGTTAGGGTAAATGTGATTCATGTATCCAAATGCTTGGGCTACACCTGATGATGGTCTTGCATTGTGCAAATGCTGCATTCAGATCAACAGAATAGTTATGCCAGCACACAATGAAAGAAGCAGGACGTGCAGATGTTATATCTATCCATCCGTCTACCTAGCATAGTATGTATGTTTATCATTCTACTTATGGCTTATACTATATCTGTTTGTGCATGTGCAAGGGTTAAAATCCAGATATCCATAAAGCAAGGAATTAATCCAAGTGATAAAGCAACTTTAACATACCATGAAATGAGGAAAGGGATGAAGATTCCCATTTCTGCCAGATGAAAGGTTTTTTGCATATGAAGAGAATCCATTATTAGCGGTATGCTTGGATTGCCCATTAGAAGACACTGACATATCTATCCAAGGAATTGTTGGCTGGACCCCTTCGTAGCTAAATCTTGAATTCTGATGACCTTCGGATTTACCTGTTGGAAAGCTTTCTCTTTTATAGGAAGCATTCGGATTTAGAGAGGAGACCTTGAAAGTTGATTTTTGTGACCCAGAACCAGTATTACCACTCAAACCCGCACCACTTTCTACAGTGCTCAAATTTCCTGTATTTGTTTCAGTTGATAAAGAAGCTTGATCATCTGCATTGACAGTTGAAACCACCACTTGAGAAGCATCTGTTTGACTAGTTTGCTGAGGTGGTTGGTAATAAGTACTTGGATAATAGTATTCTTGCAGTGCATGCAGCTGGCCATCATGTCCCATAAGTGGAAGAGATGAACTGGGCATGGAATATGCCCCATATGGCATATAACCATAAGCTTGCTGGTACATGTAAGAGCCATTATCACTGTAAAAATCCTGCCAATAACATTAAGATTATCAAATAAACAAATCCTAAAGATGCAACCAAAAGATCCTCAAAGCGAATTAATAGGTTAATAATCAATCACATCTGCATCTTCCAAATAACAGCAAGATCACCAAAATATTTGAAATCCAAAATCCATCAAAATTAAAATGTTAGCAAGACCATTATAGCAACACAATGCCACCTCAATGTTGCAAGCAGGCCATTGTCAATGATAAGTTTTGAAGCAACTTAAAGAAAGCATTATCATTTGTCCTAAACCAACAGTGATACTACAACAGATATTCATTTATCTCTGAGAAATTTTCATCTCATCAATCAGCACCCCTTTGACATAGAAATTGTGTGTTAATGGTAGCAGAAGGACAATACTAAACATCCTTACCCACACAAAGAGGGCTGTTGACAATAACGAAGCCATACAAGTAACCAAGCAGCTAACTTGAAATTCACAGCTCAAATTGCACACAATCTAATAAAATCAATAACCAACTAATCCAACTAATGAAAAGTAAAACATTTACCAAGACAAGAACAAGAAATCAGCATCTAAAAATCCAAGCACTACCTTCTTAACAGGCTCAGGAACTTTTGTGGTCTTGGCTTGTGAATCCATAGACAAATTCTCCAGTGAATCTGCAACTTCTGAGATTGTAGAAGTAAAGGATAAAGACAAAACTGACAGTTTACAGCTTAAACATTACAAATGTTCAAGTATATCTAAAACATATCACTTAAAGCAACTAACAAACCAACAACTTCAAGCTACCAATATCACATAACCACCCAATAAATTTATCCATGTGTACAAACAATACGCAAGCTAAGATCCAAAGataaaacacattcaaattaCTACCCTTTCAAAACC
This is a stretch of genomic DNA from Gossypium arboreum isolate Shixiya-1 chromosome 11, ASM2569848v2, whole genome shotgun sequence. It encodes these proteins:
- the LOC108473499 gene encoding YTH domain-containing protein ECT3-like isoform X1, with translation MATADSILANFTSLEVADSLENLSMDSQAKTTKVPEPVKKDFYSDNGSYMYQQAYGYMPYGAYSMPSSSLPLMGHDGQLHALQEYYYPSTYYQPPQQTSQTDASQVVVSTVNADDQASLSTETNTGNLSTVESGAGLSGNTGSGSQKSTFKVSSLNPNASYKRESFPTGKSEGHQNSRFSYEGVQPTIPWIDMSVSSNGQSKHTANNGFSSYAKNLSSGRNGNLHPFPHFMHLHNARPSSGVAQAFGYMNHIYPNNMTYGHYGNTNGGGSGSGFGSYGCSAWKKGQGCYNVGNNNKSRGLGYGKENMDGLNELNKGPRVKGSNNKDGFGTATLAVKDQNLPLTESNKENSVSLVPDLGQYNKEDFPDSYSNAKFFVIKSYSEDDVHKSVKYNVWASTSNGNKKLDAAFREAKEKPDGCPVFLLFSVNTSGQFVGVAEMVDQVDFNKTLEYWQQDKWTGCFPVKWHIIKDVPNTLLRHITLENNENKPVTNSRDTQEVNFEQGIQILKIFKDHSSKTCILDDFEFYEARQKTIQEKKAKHQLLQEKVLSGEPNDAVMEKKENVAIANNALEKSVESASIKEPTVASTTEVEKANVDVKPVQENGSVTATEDGPNSVCVASAC
- the LOC108473499 gene encoding YTH domain-containing protein ECT3-like isoform X2; protein product: MATADKVADSLENLSMDSQAKTTKVPEPVKKDFYSDNGSYMYQQAYGYMPYGAYSMPSSSLPLMGHDGQLHALQEYYYPSTYYQPPQQTSQTDASQVVVSTVNADDQASLSTETNTGNLSTVESGAGLSGNTGSGSQKSTFKVSSLNPNASYKRESFPTGKSEGHQNSRFSYEGVQPTIPWIDMSVSSNGQSKHTANNGFSSYAKNLSSGRNGNLHPFPHFMHLHNARPSSGVAQAFGYMNHIYPNNMTYGHYGNTNGGGSGSGFGSYGCSAWKKGQGCYNVGNNNKSRGLGYGKENMDGLNELNKGPRVKGSNNKDGFGTATLAVKDQNLPLTESNKENSVSLVPDLGQYNKEDFPDSYSNAKFFVIKSYSEDDVHKSVKYNVWASTSNGNKKLDAAFREAKEKPDGCPVFLLFSVNTSGQFVGVAEMVDQVDFNKTLEYWQQDKWTGCFPVKWHIIKDVPNTLLRHITLENNENKPVTNSRDTQEVNFEQGIQILKIFKDHSSKTCILDDFEFYEARQKTIQEKKAKHQLLQEKVLSGEPNDAVMEKKENVAIANNALEKSVESASIKEPTVASTTEVEKANVDVKPVQENGSVTATEDGPNSVCVASAC